The following proteins are encoded in a genomic region of Xanthomonas cassavae CFBP 4642:
- the gspD gene encoding type II secretion system secretin GspD gives MSERMTPRLFPVSLLIGLLAGCATTPPPDVRRNARLDPQVGAAGATQPLAEQRADGNADAKPSPVIRRGSGTMINQGAASAPSPTLGMASSGSATFNFEGESVQAVVKAILGDMLGQNYVIAPGVQGTVTLATPNPVSPAQALNLLEMVLGWNNARMVFSGGRYNIVPADQALAGTVAPSTASPSAARGFEVRVVPLKFISASEMKKVLEPYARPNAIVGTDPARNVITLGGTRAELENYLRTVQIFDVDWLSGMSVGVFPIQSGKAEKVSADLEKVFGEQSKTPSAGMFRFMPLENANAVLVITPQPRYLDQIQQWLDRIDSAGGGVRLFSYELKYIKAKDLADRLSEVFGGRSNSGDSNASLAPGAESSVLGGALGNRDSSMGGSSGMTGGSIGESNDDSSSGSSFGGSSGSGSSSGGLGNGSLQLSPRSNGNGAVTLEVQGDKVGVSAVAETNTLLVRSTPQAWTSIRDVIEKLDVMPMQVHIEAQIAEVNLTGELSYGVNWYFENAVTTPFNADGSGGPALPPAAGRNIWGDIAGSVTGNGVGWTFLGKNAAAVISALDRVTNVRLLQTPSVFVRNNAEATLNVGSRIPINSTSINTGLGSDSSFSSVQYIDTGVILKVRPRVTKDGMVFLDIVQEVSTPGARPAACTAAATTTVNSAACNVDINTRRVKTEAAVQSGDTMMLAGLIDDSTTDGSSGVPFLSKLPVVGALFGSKTRDNNRREVIVLITPSIVRNPQEARNLTDEYGQKFKAMEPLKPSQKPQ, from the coding sequence ATGAGTGAACGCATGACGCCGCGCCTGTTTCCCGTGTCCCTGCTGATTGGCCTGCTGGCCGGTTGCGCCACCACTCCGCCACCGGACGTGCGCCGCAACGCGCGCCTGGATCCGCAAGTCGGCGCCGCCGGCGCCACCCAGCCCCTCGCCGAGCAGCGTGCCGACGGCAACGCCGACGCCAAGCCCAGCCCGGTGATCCGCCGCGGCAGCGGCACCATGATCAACCAGGGCGCCGCGTCTGCGCCGTCGCCCACGCTGGGCATGGCCAGCAGCGGCAGCGCCACCTTCAACTTCGAAGGCGAATCGGTGCAGGCGGTGGTCAAGGCCATCCTGGGCGACATGCTGGGGCAGAACTACGTCATCGCCCCCGGCGTGCAGGGCACCGTCACCCTGGCCACGCCCAATCCGGTCTCGCCGGCGCAGGCGCTGAACCTGCTGGAGATGGTGCTGGGCTGGAACAACGCGCGCATGGTGTTCAGCGGTGGCCGTTACAACATCGTGCCGGCCGATCAGGCATTGGCCGGGACCGTCGCGCCCAGTACCGCCTCGCCCTCGGCCGCGCGCGGTTTCGAAGTGCGCGTGGTGCCGCTGAAGTTCATCTCCGCCAGCGAAATGAAGAAGGTGCTCGAGCCCTACGCGCGCCCGAACGCCATCGTCGGTACCGACCCGGCGCGCAACGTGATCACCCTGGGCGGCACTCGCGCCGAGCTGGAGAACTACCTGCGCACCGTGCAGATCTTCGACGTGGACTGGTTGTCGGGCATGTCGGTGGGCGTGTTCCCGATCCAGTCCGGCAAGGCCGAAAAAGTCAGCGCCGATCTGGAAAAGGTGTTCGGCGAGCAGAGCAAGACGCCCAGCGCCGGCATGTTCCGTTTCATGCCGCTGGAAAACGCCAATGCGGTGCTGGTGATCACACCGCAGCCGCGCTACCTGGACCAGATCCAGCAGTGGCTGGACCGCATCGACAGCGCCGGTGGTGGCGTGCGGCTGTTCTCCTACGAATTGAAGTACATCAAGGCCAAGGACCTGGCCGATCGGTTGTCGGAAGTGTTCGGCGGACGCAGCAACAGCGGCGACTCCAACGCGTCGCTGGCGCCGGGCGCCGAGAGCAGCGTGCTTGGCGGTGCGCTGGGTAACCGCGACAGCAGCATGGGCGGCAGCTCGGGCATGACCGGAGGCAGCATCGGTGAGAGCAACGATGACAGCTCCTCCGGCAGCAGCTTCGGTGGCAGCAGTGGCAGTGGAAGCAGCAGCGGTGGACTGGGCAACGGCAGCCTGCAGTTATCGCCGCGCAGCAACGGCAATGGCGCGGTAACGCTGGAAGTGCAAGGCGACAAGGTCGGCGTATCGGCAGTGGCCGAAACCAACACCTTGCTGGTGCGCTCCACCCCGCAGGCATGGACGTCCATCCGCGATGTCATCGAGAAACTCGACGTGATGCCGATGCAGGTGCATATCGAAGCGCAGATTGCGGAGGTCAATCTGACCGGCGAGCTAAGTTATGGCGTGAACTGGTACTTTGAAAATGCGGTGACAACACCGTTCAATGCCGATGGCAGTGGCGGACCTGCCCTGCCACCGGCTGCGGGCCGTAATATCTGGGGCGACATTGCTGGTAGCGTGACTGGCAACGGCGTTGGCTGGACATTCCTTGGCAAAAATGCCGCAGCCGTCATCAGCGCGCTGGACCGGGTGACTAATGTCCGCCTGCTGCAGACGCCATCGGTGTTTGTGCGTAACAACGCCGAGGCCACGCTCAATGTTGGCTCACGCATTCCGATCAATTCCACTTCGATCAACACCGGTCTGGGCAGCGACAGCAGTTTCTCTTCGGTGCAGTACATCGATACTGGTGTGATCCTGAAAGTGCGTCCGCGGGTCACCAAGGACGGCATGGTGTTCCTGGATATCGTGCAGGAAGTCAGCACACCCGGTGCACGACCTGCAGCGTGTACGGCGGCGGCAACCACTACAGTCAACAGCGCTGCCTGCAACGTCGATATCAATACACGTCGCGTCAAGACCGAAGCTGCGGTGCAGAGTGGCGACACCATGATGCTGGCTGGGCTAATCGATGACAGCACGACCGATGGCAGCTCCGGCGTGCCGTTCCTAAGTAAGTTGCCAGTTGTAGGGGCCCTGTTTGGTAGCAAAACCCGCGACAACAACCGCCGCGAAGTTATCGTGCTGATCACTCCGTCGATCGTGCGCAACCCGCAGGAAGCGCGCAATCTCACCGACGAATACGGTCAGAAGTTCAAGGCCATGGAGCCGCTGAAACCCAGCCAGAAGCCGCAATGA
- a CDS encoding UTRA domain-containing protein, which produces MSASRQHAITEIVSAQIAAGEWGPDQRLPVERELAERFGCTRITLREALQQLEAQGRIYRENRRGWFVSAPRVRYDPTSIAGFMQYVAAQGRKPRTELLSATRQAAGPAYAAALRLETPYEEVFVLQRRRWIDRRAVLLETNVVLAAWAPGLLEHDLAGSLSSVFNQKLGLFLSRAQLSMHPAGLDAAQALLLQSTTGTPCFRLQRISFAEDGRAVELDIESWRHDALDVVVRTEAPMRSAL; this is translated from the coding sequence ATGAGCGCGTCGCGCCAACACGCCATCACCGAAATCGTCTCCGCGCAGATCGCCGCCGGCGAATGGGGCCCGGATCAGCGCCTGCCGGTGGAGCGCGAGCTTGCCGAACGCTTCGGTTGCACCCGCATCACCTTGCGTGAGGCCTTGCAGCAACTGGAAGCGCAGGGCCGCATCTACCGCGAGAACCGGCGCGGCTGGTTCGTCAGCGCACCGCGCGTGCGCTACGACCCCACCAGCATCGCCGGCTTCATGCAGTACGTGGCGGCGCAAGGGCGCAAACCGCGCACCGAGCTGTTGAGTGCCACCCGGCAGGCAGCGGGGCCTGCCTACGCGGCCGCGCTACGGCTGGAGACGCCGTACGAAGAAGTCTTCGTGCTGCAACGCCGGCGCTGGATCGACCGCCGCGCGGTGCTGCTGGAAACCAACGTGGTGCTGGCCGCCTGGGCGCCAGGCCTGCTGGAGCACGACCTGGCCGGCTCGCTGTCGAGCGTGTTCAACCAGAAACTCGGGCTGTTCCTGAGCCGCGCGCAATTGTCGATGCATCCGGCCGGGCTGGACGCCGCGCAAGCCCTGTTGCTGCAGTCCACTACCGGCACACCCTGCTTCCGGCTGCAGCGGATCAGCTTCGCCGAAGACGGCCGTGCAGTGGAGCTGGATATCGAATCCTGGCGCCACGATGCACTGGATGTGGTGGTACGGACCGAGGCACCGATGCGGTCGGCGCTTTAG
- the pnuC gene encoding nicotinamide riboside transporter PnuC: MSLLESAAVVINLFGVWLTARRIRWCWPVGIVAVALYGWLFYQWKLYSDMLLQGVYVLTQLYGWWQWQRGMAAQTRIRPLPMPQAELWISLCIGAVFAAALGAYMHHRTDAALPWLDAALASFSLVASVWAARKRIANWILWVVLDCVYVGVFVSKGLYPTALLYAGFVLLALYGWRSWKTQQQQNPAGLA; encoded by the coding sequence ATGTCCTTGCTCGAATCTGCCGCCGTCGTGATCAACCTGTTCGGTGTCTGGCTGACCGCGCGGCGCATTCGCTGGTGCTGGCCGGTCGGCATCGTGGCGGTGGCGCTGTATGGCTGGCTGTTCTATCAGTGGAAGCTGTACTCGGACATGCTGCTGCAAGGCGTCTACGTGCTGACCCAGCTGTACGGCTGGTGGCAGTGGCAGCGCGGGATGGCGGCACAGACGCGCATTCGCCCTTTGCCGATGCCGCAGGCGGAGCTGTGGATCTCGCTGTGCATCGGTGCCGTGTTCGCCGCCGCGCTCGGTGCCTACATGCATCACCGCACCGATGCCGCACTGCCGTGGCTGGACGCGGCGTTGGCCAGCTTCAGCCTGGTCGCCAGCGTCTGGGCCGCACGCAAGCGCATCGCCAACTGGATACTGTGGGTCGTGCTCGATTGCGTCTACGTGGGCGTGTTCGTCAGCAAGGGGCTGTATCCCACCGCACTGCTGTATGCAGGCTTCGTGCTGCTGGCGCTGTATGGATGGCGCAGCTGGAAAACCCAACAGCAGCAGAACCCGGCAGGCCTTGCCTGA
- a CDS encoding phosphotransferase enzyme family protein gives MSATHQVHGMSLGLALPDWPALTVDEIQRVLQRFAGIGGGEVVRWHSARPFSAAACVQTAAGPVIVKRHHCSVRSAAALREEHSFMAHLRWAGAPVVEVLHAAGGQTALAQDQWVYEVQRVGAGQDLYRDALSWTPFADRAHAQAAGVALAQLHRAAQGFDAPPRSTSVLVANLQLFAQAEPLLALQRTLPTRPHLAAALQRFAWQRDLATHLLPWHARAWPLLSAPGAMPPLWTHGDWHASNLLWTTDADGHATVSAIFDFGLSDCSSALFDLATAIERNLVPWLQLDAGARARPELAQLDALLDGYALHRPLTGAQLCCLAALLPIVHADFALSEIEYFAGITRSADNVDIAYHRYLLGHADWFASADGQDLLAHLHARARRSP, from the coding sequence ATGAGTGCCACCCATCAGGTCCACGGCATGAGCCTGGGGCTGGCGCTGCCGGACTGGCCTGCCCTGACCGTGGACGAGATCCAGCGCGTGCTGCAGCGGTTCGCCGGCATCGGTGGTGGCGAGGTGGTGCGCTGGCATAGCGCGCGTCCGTTCTCCGCAGCGGCCTGCGTGCAGACCGCCGCCGGGCCGGTGATCGTCAAGCGCCACCATTGCAGCGTGCGCAGTGCCGCGGCCTTGCGTGAGGAACACAGCTTCATGGCGCATCTGCGCTGGGCCGGCGCACCGGTGGTGGAGGTGTTGCATGCGGCCGGCGGCCAGACTGCGCTGGCGCAGGACCAGTGGGTCTATGAGGTGCAACGCGTCGGCGCCGGCCAGGACCTGTACCGCGACGCCTTGTCGTGGACGCCGTTCGCCGACCGTGCCCATGCGCAGGCGGCGGGCGTGGCGCTGGCACAACTGCACCGCGCGGCGCAGGGCTTCGATGCGCCGCCACGTTCCACCAGCGTGCTGGTCGCCAACCTGCAGCTGTTCGCGCAGGCCGAGCCACTGCTGGCGCTGCAGCGCACGCTGCCGACGCGGCCGCACCTGGCAGCGGCCCTGCAGCGCTTTGCATGGCAACGCGACCTGGCCACCCATCTGCTGCCCTGGCATGCCAGGGCCTGGCCGCTGCTGTCTGCGCCGGGTGCGATGCCGCCGCTGTGGACGCACGGCGACTGGCATGCGTCCAACCTGCTCTGGACCACCGACGCCGACGGCCACGCCACGGTCAGCGCGATCTTCGACTTCGGCCTCAGCGACTGCAGCAGCGCGCTGTTCGATCTGGCCACCGCCATCGAACGCAACCTGGTGCCCTGGCTGCAGCTGGATGCCGGCGCGCGCGCGCGGCCCGAACTCGCCCAGCTCGATGCCTTGCTCGACGGGTACGCCCTGCACCGCCCGTTGACGGGGGCGCAGCTGTGCTGCCTGGCGGCGCTGTTGCCGATCGTGCATGCGGATTTTGCGCTGAGCGAGATCGAATACTTCGCCGGCATCACCCGTTCCGCCGACAACGTGGACATCGCCTATCACCGGTACCTGCTCGGCCATGCGGACTGGTTCGCCAGCGCCGATGGCCAGGACCTGCTCGCGCATCTGCACGCGCGTGCGCGCCGCTCGCCATGA
- a CDS encoding TonB-dependent receptor, translating to MPALRPTLLSRCPLTLALTLCLAAPALAQQRPDADAVELDAVTVRGERSDTATALGGFGATGLLDAPASIAVIERGQLLDRQTRVLSEVLRADASAGDAYAPIGYYENFVVRGYSLNAANSYRINGLSAVGEQSIALENKQQVQILKGLAGLQSGVNEPAGLIDYRTKRPEHVRSVTLGTDEQGSRYIAADLGDWFGAERSLGLRVNAAREDINSYVDHADGYRNFLSLAGDWKITPQSLLQLDVEYQHRQQRSVPGYQLLGGTQVPRDIEVRRLLGYQPWARPVEMDTLNAQLRYAYQFNDEWRATAEASRSRSVINDFSAFAWGCYGAASCADSVTPNFFSAQGEYDVYDYRSPDDTRVHDQLRATLEGRVLTGTLDHRLSIGGDWLRRTIDRFGSVNEFVGSGSIDRDPEVFAQTDVALDPKQRRLDSRQRALVVADRIGLGSQWELSLGARYVRLDERSFDRDGVLERRTRKDTLLPQAALLFKPQQQVSLYASYAKSLAAGGTAPWFADNADEILPPTNAYQLETGAKFDFDGLRLGAALFDIRQAYQFTQPQADGGLRYVQQGRLHNRGLELSADGAATAQLRIFASVAAIRARAEDTDIAEYEGHQAINVPKLRASLQADYSVPGIDGLALLAGVQYSGRKFADRLGNASVLAYTVANLGARYATALGGLATTWRLNVDNVFDKRYWRDSGEYQGDAYLFPGAPRTARLTVQLDF from the coding sequence ATGCCTGCATTGCGCCCCACCCTGCTCTCCCGCTGCCCGCTCACGCTCGCACTGACGCTCTGCCTGGCCGCGCCAGCGCTGGCACAGCAACGCCCCGACGCCGACGCGGTGGAACTGGACGCGGTGACTGTGCGTGGCGAACGCAGCGACACCGCCACCGCACTGGGCGGCTTCGGCGCCACCGGCCTGCTCGATGCGCCCGCCTCGATCGCAGTGATCGAGCGCGGGCAACTGCTCGATCGCCAGACGCGCGTGCTCAGCGAGGTGCTGCGTGCCGATGCCTCGGCCGGCGATGCGTATGCGCCGATCGGCTACTACGAAAACTTCGTGGTGCGCGGCTATTCGCTCAATGCCGCCAACAGCTACCGCATCAACGGGCTGAGCGCAGTGGGCGAGCAATCCATCGCGCTGGAGAACAAGCAGCAGGTGCAGATCCTCAAAGGTCTGGCCGGGCTGCAATCGGGCGTCAACGAACCGGCCGGGCTGATCGACTACCGCACCAAGCGCCCAGAGCACGTGCGCAGCGTGACCCTGGGCACCGACGAGCAGGGCTCGCGCTACATCGCCGCCGATCTGGGCGACTGGTTCGGCGCCGAGCGCAGCCTGGGCCTGCGCGTCAATGCCGCGCGCGAGGACATCAACAGCTATGTCGACCACGCCGACGGTTATCGCAATTTCCTGTCGCTGGCCGGCGACTGGAAGATCACCCCGCAATCGCTGCTGCAGCTGGACGTGGAATATCAGCATCGGCAACAGCGCTCAGTGCCGGGCTACCAGCTGCTGGGTGGCACGCAGGTGCCACGCGACATCGAGGTGCGCCGCCTGCTCGGCTACCAGCCGTGGGCACGTCCGGTGGAAATGGATACGCTCAACGCGCAGCTGCGCTATGCCTACCAGTTCAACGACGAGTGGCGCGCCACCGCCGAGGCGTCGCGCAGCCGTTCGGTGATCAACGATTTCTCTGCGTTCGCCTGGGGCTGCTATGGCGCGGCCAGTTGCGCCGACAGCGTCACACCGAACTTCTTCAGTGCGCAAGGCGAGTACGACGTCTACGACTACCGCAGCCCCGACGACACCCGTGTGCACGATCAACTGCGCGCCACGCTGGAAGGCCGTGTGCTCACCGGCACGCTGGATCACCGCCTGAGCATCGGCGGCGACTGGCTACGCCGCACCATCGACCGCTTCGGTTCGGTCAACGAATTCGTCGGCAGCGGCAGCATCGACCGCGACCCCGAAGTGTTTGCACAGACCGATGTCGCGCTGGACCCGAAGCAACGGCGCCTGGACAGCCGCCAACGTGCCCTGGTGGTCGCCGACAGGATTGGACTGGGTTCCCAATGGGAGCTGTCGCTGGGCGCGCGCTATGTGCGCCTGGACGAGCGCAGCTTCGACCGCGATGGCGTGCTGGAGCGACGCACGCGCAAGGACACGCTGCTGCCGCAGGCCGCGCTGCTGTTCAAACCGCAGCAGCAGGTATCGCTGTACGCCAGCTACGCCAAGAGCCTGGCCGCCGGCGGCACCGCCCCGTGGTTTGCCGACAACGCCGATGAGATCCTGCCGCCGACCAATGCGTACCAGCTGGAGACCGGCGCAAAATTCGATTTCGACGGCCTGCGCTTGGGCGCGGCGCTGTTCGACATCCGCCAGGCCTACCAGTTCACCCAGCCGCAGGCCGATGGTGGCCTGCGCTATGTGCAACAGGGCCGCCTGCACAACCGTGGACTGGAGTTGTCGGCCGATGGCGCGGCCACCGCGCAGCTGCGCATCTTCGCCAGCGTTGCCGCCATCCGCGCCCGCGCCGAAGACACCGACATTGCCGAGTACGAAGGCCACCAGGCCATCAACGTGCCCAAGCTGCGCGCCAGCCTGCAGGCCGATTACAGCGTGCCCGGCATCGATGGCCTGGCGCTGCTGGCAGGCGTGCAATACAGCGGGCGCAAGTTCGCCGACCGGCTCGGCAACGCCAGCGTGCTGGCCTACACCGTGGCCAACCTGGGCGCGCGTTACGCCACTGCACTGGGCGGGCTGGCCACCACCTGGCGCCTGAACGTGGACAACGTGTTCGACAAGCGGTACTGGCGCGATAGCGGCGAATACCAGGGCGATGCCTATCTGTTCCCGGGCGCGCCGCGCACGGCGCGTCTGACCGTGCAGCTGGACTTCTAA
- a CDS encoding glycosyltransferase family 2 protein, with translation MTVTCEMDALGRAPDIGRERGLLGRALVSAGVITDEQLRAALTLQQRWNSRLGDVILAQRGVPAQRFYAIVAAHFGLEFVDLVQQPPDPALLVPGDLDSYAQRLLLPWRREDGVLVLAVADPDPALFAWARAHYGEEVRFVGTAKFDIIWSLQRHADEQLTDNALNLLAAHAPTYSARQVVTHGQKITLWGLAALLVVTLAVFPVPALIAVNVLVALGFLATFGLKLSLVWFGSRHRIDIKVTEDEVAALRDDDLPVYTVLVPMYKEPEVLPILANALRKLDYPISKLDVKLVLEADDFETIEAAKKLGLEAFFEIIRVPPSQPKTKPKACNYALHFARGQLLTIYDAEDKPEPDQLKRVVAAFRKAEQDVVCIQARLNYYNADENWLTRKFTLEYTLWFDFYLPALEYLRIPIPLGGTSNHFRLDVLRQVRAWDPYNVTEDADLGVRLIQNGYRVNVVNSTTFEEANVSIPNWIRQRSRWLKGYMQTWLVHMRDPVHLYRSTGFKGFWGFQFFIGGGFFTALGVPVLWALYAVWMLTGTTMFERFFPPWLAAVSLVNLLLANAFFIYITLVAAFKRDYFKLAPYALTVPFYWALQSIAAYKGLWQLIHNPFYWEKTTHGISKHSENERRAALEE, from the coding sequence ATGACGGTCACCTGCGAAATGGATGCGCTGGGACGGGCGCCGGACATCGGCCGCGAACGCGGGCTGCTGGGTCGTGCGCTGGTTTCGGCAGGCGTCATCACCGATGAGCAACTGCGTGCGGCGCTGACGCTGCAGCAGCGCTGGAATTCGCGCCTGGGCGACGTGATCCTGGCCCAGCGCGGCGTGCCGGCGCAGCGCTTCTACGCCATCGTGGCGGCGCACTTCGGGCTGGAATTCGTCGACCTGGTACAGCAGCCGCCGGATCCGGCGCTGCTGGTTCCCGGAGATCTGGACAGCTATGCGCAACGCCTGCTGCTGCCGTGGCGGCGCGAAGATGGCGTGCTGGTGCTGGCAGTGGCCGACCCGGACCCGGCGCTGTTCGCCTGGGCGCGCGCGCATTACGGCGAAGAGGTGCGCTTTGTCGGCACCGCCAAGTTCGACATCATCTGGAGCCTGCAACGCCATGCCGACGAGCAGCTCACCGACAACGCACTGAACCTGCTTGCCGCACATGCGCCGACTTATTCGGCGCGCCAGGTGGTCACGCACGGGCAGAAGATCACGCTGTGGGGGCTGGCCGCCCTGCTGGTGGTGACGCTGGCGGTGTTTCCGGTGCCGGCGCTGATTGCCGTCAACGTGCTGGTGGCGCTGGGCTTTCTGGCCACCTTCGGCCTGAAACTGTCGCTGGTGTGGTTCGGCTCGCGCCACCGCATCGACATCAAGGTCACCGAGGACGAAGTGGCCGCGCTGCGCGACGACGACCTGCCGGTCTATACCGTGCTGGTGCCGATGTACAAGGAGCCGGAAGTCCTGCCGATCCTGGCCAACGCGCTGCGCAAGCTGGATTACCCGATCAGCAAGCTCGACGTGAAGCTGGTGCTGGAGGCCGACGACTTCGAGACCATCGAGGCGGCCAAGAAACTTGGCCTGGAAGCGTTCTTCGAAATCATCCGGGTGCCGCCGTCGCAGCCCAAGACCAAGCCCAAGGCCTGCAATTACGCGCTGCATTTTGCGCGTGGCCAGCTGCTCACCATCTACGACGCCGAAGACAAGCCCGAGCCGGACCAGCTCAAGCGCGTGGTGGCCGCGTTCCGCAAGGCCGAGCAGGACGTGGTGTGCATCCAGGCGCGGCTGAACTACTACAACGCCGACGAAAACTGGCTGACGCGGAAGTTCACGCTGGAGTACACGCTCTGGTTCGACTTCTACCTGCCGGCGCTGGAATACCTGCGCATCCCGATTCCGCTGGGCGGCACCTCCAATCACTTCCGCCTGGATGTGTTGCGGCAGGTGCGCGCATGGGATCCGTACAACGTCACCGAAGACGCCGATCTGGGCGTGCGGCTGATCCAGAACGGCTACCGCGTCAACGTGGTGAACTCCACCACCTTCGAAGAAGCCAACGTCAGCATTCCCAACTGGATCCGGCAGCGCTCGCGCTGGCTCAAGGGCTACATGCAGACCTGGCTGGTGCACATGCGCGACCCGGTGCACCTGTATCGCAGTACCGGGTTCAAGGGGTTCTGGGGTTTCCAGTTCTTCATCGGCGGCGGATTTTTCACCGCGCTGGGCGTGCCGGTGCTGTGGGCGCTGTATGCGGTATGGATGCTTACCGGCACCACCATGTTCGAACGGTTCTTCCCGCCGTGGCTGGCGGCGGTGTCGCTGGTCAATCTGCTATTGGCCAATGCGTTCTTCATCTACATCACGCTGGTGGCCGCGTTCAAGCGCGACTACTTCAAGTTGGCGCCGTATGCGCTGACGGTGCCGTTCTATTGGGCGTTGCAATCGATCGCCGCCTACAAGGGGCTCTGGCAGCTGATCCACAATCCGTTTTACTGGGAGAAGACCACGCATGGCATCAGCAAGCATTCGGAAAACGAGCGCCGCGCCGCACTCGAAGAGTGA
- a CDS encoding glycosyltransferase family 2 protein: MSAALPVVLVPVGTDDEALDACLGALDAATPAGTRVWLADDAQAGPRGRAVIAHWLARTRLQAHHTRRQRMLGEVAHLDEMLSGCGDADVVVLGVDACPLPGWLNQLDACFARDAAIATATPWSNVGEACSWPRLGELNPMPAAPERLAAACAAMPPLHPELPSAIGHAVLLRGSARRKAGGLDASSYGSWYAALVDLSLRMGGLGWRNVLCDTAFVVSPHEGRPADGDMDALATRWPAWHARLANFLMHDPLRAQREQLSRLLAELPPPDPQRMLFDA, encoded by the coding sequence ATGAGTGCGGCACTGCCCGTCGTGCTGGTGCCGGTCGGCACCGACGACGAGGCCCTGGATGCCTGCCTGGGCGCACTGGATGCCGCCACGCCCGCCGGCACGCGGGTGTGGCTGGCCGACGACGCGCAGGCCGGCCCGCGCGGCCGCGCGGTGATCGCGCACTGGCTGGCGCGCACGCGGCTGCAGGCGCATCATACCCGTCGTCAGCGCATGCTCGGCGAGGTGGCGCATCTGGACGAAATGCTGAGCGGCTGCGGCGATGCCGATGTGGTGGTGCTGGGTGTGGATGCCTGCCCGCTGCCGGGTTGGTTGAATCAGCTCGACGCCTGCTTTGCGCGCGATGCGGCGATCGCCACCGCCACCCCGTGGAGCAATGTGGGCGAAGCCTGCAGCTGGCCACGCCTAGGTGAACTCAATCCGATGCCTGCCGCGCCGGAGCGGCTTGCCGCTGCGTGTGCGGCGATGCCGCCACTGCATCCGGAACTGCCGTCGGCAATCGGCCACGCGGTGCTGCTACGTGGCAGCGCGCGGCGCAAGGCCGGCGGCCTTGACGCCAGCAGCTATGGCTCCTGGTATGCGGCACTTGTAGACCTGAGCCTGCGCATGGGTGGGCTGGGATGGCGCAACGTGCTGTGCGACACCGCCTTTGTCGTCTCGCCGCACGAAGGCCGCCCTGCCGATGGCGACATGGATGCACTGGCCACACGCTGGCCGGCCTGGCACGCACGCCTGGCCAACTTCCTGATGCACGACCCGCTGCGCGCGCAGCGCGAACAACTGAGTCGGCTGCTGGCCGAACTGCCGCCCCCCGATCCGCAACGCATGCTGTTCGACGCCTAG
- a CDS encoding glycosyltransferase family 2 protein yields the protein MTPVQIAAVVVTYQSGSTIDACLSRLRAAEGISEIRVVDNASSDDTLDVVQRHALADARVHFIANPDNPGFATACNQGARDSHAPWLVFINPDLMVETDTLAQLCARAAGHAAVLLGVEQVDEQGRPDAAVRRRDPDFAAMLRAPRAAAQLAVPADPSTALQRVDAISGALMLMQRSLFDRLDGWDDHYRLHAEDLDLCRRARQAGALVAVANDLQVVHVRGVSSRARPFFVEWHKHRGLWRYFRKFEAGQRRLPTRVGVWLAIWTHAAVQVPRLLRAK from the coding sequence ATGACCCCTGTCCAGATCGCCGCTGTCGTCGTGACCTACCAGAGCGGCAGCACCATCGATGCCTGCCTGTCGCGGCTGCGTGCGGCCGAGGGCATCAGCGAAATCCGCGTTGTCGACAACGCCTCCAGCGACGACACCCTGGACGTGGTGCAGCGGCATGCCCTGGCCGATGCGCGCGTGCATTTCATTGCCAACCCGGACAATCCCGGCTTTGCCACCGCCTGCAACCAGGGCGCGCGCGACTCGCACGCCCCGTGGCTGGTCTTCATCAACCCGGACCTGATGGTCGAGACCGACACGCTGGCGCAGCTGTGCGCCCGTGCCGCCGGGCACGCCGCAGTGCTGTTGGGAGTGGAACAGGTGGACGAACAGGGCCGGCCGGATGCGGCCGTGCGACGGCGCGACCCCGACTTTGCGGCGATGCTGCGTGCGCCGCGTGCCGCCGCCCAACTGGCGGTACCGGCCGACCCGTCCACGGCATTGCAGCGGGTGGATGCTATTTCCGGCGCATTGATGCTGATGCAGCGCAGCCTGTTCGACCGGCTGGACGGCTGGGATGACCACTACCGGTTGCATGCCGAGGATCTGGACCTGTGCCGGCGCGCGCGCCAGGCCGGTGCGCTGGTCGCGGTGGCCAACGATCTACAGGTGGTGCATGTGCGCGGTGTCTCCAGCCGTGCCCGGCCATTCTTCGTGGAATGGCACAAGCATCGCGGCCTGTGGCGGTATTTTCGCAAGTTCGAGGCTGGCCAGCGCCGCCTGCCGACCCGGGTTGGCGTCTGGCTGGCGATCTGGACCCATGCAGCCGTCCAGGTGCCCAGATTGTTACGTGCGAAATGA